One region of Penaeus vannamei isolate JL-2024 chromosome 36, ASM4276789v1, whole genome shotgun sequence genomic DNA includes:
- the LOC138859510 gene encoding C-type lectin domain family 4 member G-like → MRLTERPVLLDGLLSPPACSSPFAAIPMLEDLGCLYRSPTARNWNASREDCYRYGADLFVPSTPEQFHVLKNHYYTANLRNVKWVGVIARNWLDGRLAVDVWNSGEPNGANDGTVCGVMVPSYLMDDRPCSNSYEYVCQANQTTT, encoded by the exons ATGAGGCTGACTGAACGGCCTGTCCTCCTCGACGGGCTCTTGTCTCCTCCAGCCTGCAGCTCCCCCTTCGCCGCCATCCCGATGCTGGAGGACCTGGGTTGCCTCTACAGGTCCCCAACCGCGAGGAACTGGAACGCGTCCCGGGAAGACTGCTACAGGTACGGCGCCGACCTGTTCGTTCCTTCGACCCCCGAGCAGTTCCACGTCCTCAAGAACCATTATTACACAGCCAATCTTCGCA ACGTCAAGTGGGTGGGAGTCATCGCTCGGAACTGGCTGGACGGCCGTCTGGCGGTCGACGTCTGGAACAGCGGCGAGCCCAACGGAGCCAACGACGGGACCGTGTGTGGTGTCATGGTGCCCAGTTACTTGATGGACGATAGACCTTGTTCAAATAGTTACGAGTACGTGTGCCAGGCCAACCAAACTACCACTTAG